In Cyprinus carpio isolate SPL01 chromosome A5, ASM1834038v1, whole genome shotgun sequence, the sequence ttattatttgtaaaataggagCTTAATGGAGAGTGTGTGTACATGGTTATATAAGTATAACAGCTAACAgttcatatttcattaatttagggaaataaACAAGAGtattagccctcaagggactatttggccaaccagcttatgcctgcttgaaaagcaaaatgttattgatagtgtaaaaaacatcaactttgaagcacatgctgattgatggactagaaATAACCAACATTACATAAACACCACaaacaataaattcaaaaaagtaaaaaaaataaaaaaacataataaaaatggaaCCAGAACCGGACAGTACCCTAAAAATactaacaatacccaaccctatttatgaagatccgtatactgtaatatatgttacattttgacatttccaaactttaaattaagttcacagtaagtaataaacagtattgagcattgagtagttgagtattgtgcatttttccttaccacaatttttttaatagatgtttaatgattttaatggaaccggaatcggaaccggaaccgTCAGgtggaaccggaatcggaaccggaaaatttctaatgaTTCCCAACCCTATTTGTGCGTTATCCTGGAAGTAGCCATCATAAGATGGGTACAGTGTGGTCATAAAGGTATGGACATGCTGCCTCttgattggctgattagatatTTGCCTTAACAAGCGGTTGAACaagtgtacctaataaagtggtcGGTGAGTATGTAGTATAAATAGTCATGAAATCATGTAAGTTCAAtggtttaaaaatatgaaaacactgATAGCAATATTGAATCAGTTTATGAATGCCagaaacatttttcagaaatggAATAAGTGATTTTAACACACAAGAATTGACATTAACAAGCATTGTAATTTCTTTGTTCTCAGATGTGTTTGAAAAGGCCCTGAACGCAGGGTTCATTCAGGCGACTGATTATGTAGAAATCTGGCAATCTTTTCTGGACTACCTGAGGAGACGTGTTGATTTCAGCAAAGGTAAGAGCATATGCCTTTTTTATGTCTTATTACTGATCTGCTCTTACGTTCTCAAAGTTTTGGCAGCTGATATCAGATGAGTGaatttgatgatttattattgatggatttgttgaTCATTGCAGAATGGAGCAGGGAGTTGGATGAGCTGCGGGCAGCTTTTGCACGCTCCCTTGACTACCTGAAACAGGATGTAGAAGAGAGTAAGTATCGTGTCTGTTTTTATGTGGTATGAGAGAGCACACTTGGAGTAAAAAGGCACATGTAACTACTTTCTCACTTCTCAGGGTTCAGTGAAAGTGGAGATCTGTCCTGCACAATAATGCAGATCTGGGCAAGGATAGAGGTGAGGAAACACTATACTGTTGCATCTGTCCATCCTCCATTAACTAATGTTGTTATGCTGATTACAGTCTGTCTGTAGTTGTTTTAGTGCTGCTTGTGCTTGATTGCTTTAAACAGGCCTTACACTGTAAGAACATGCAGAAGGCCCGTGAACTGTGGGACAGCATCATGacaaaaggaaatgcaaaacaTGCCAACATGTGGCTGGAATATTACAACCTGGAAAGGTCAGTTGTTTTCAACAGTTTGTGCAACCAGTGAGATGTTTTCACTTCCATTTATGATTTTTGGATCATTCTCAAATTATGATGATGGATAACATGATCAGCAGGTTTTACGCAATCTTGTGGAGTTCATGCAGGTTGAATTCTGCTGTGATTAAATATTCTGTTGATTTAAGGGAGGGTGAGGGGGAAGTGTACATTTGGGGGCCAAAActaagcattttcactagtggtctctgAATTTTAGACAcagcattatttttgtaatttttgttagaCCTTGGTTATGTCAGCAgaaaaaatcaattcaattttAGGGATTGAGCAATCTATtacattttcatgaaatattatgaaaacaagcATTTCGTTTTTTTCAGAGtgatgtgtattaataataagtTAGGGTGgatgttattttgatttaattttgtctttaaaacTTGCCAGGTAATGTAATGTTGCATGTTGTAActctttttatatgtttgtggATCAGGTCATATGGAGATGCTTCTCACTGCAGGAAGGCTCTCCACAGAGCTGTACAGTGTACATCAGACTATCCTGAGCATGTCTGTGATGTCCTGCTCAACTTTGAAAGAGTGGAGGGTGAGTTAAATTGATGCATATATAGATTGCTGTTTATATGGGTTGCCAGCTTTTTAAGGTTTATGTGGGTGTTGTCTCTCACAGGCTCTCTGGAAGACTGGGATGCTGCAGTCCAAAAAACAGAGACTAAAATCAACAGAGTCAAAGAGCAGAGAGCAAGAGTAAGTCCTAActagcctattttattttttattttttttccttcaatacttggcatgcatttaaatttgtttgtcctttatgaataacagaaataatgtagctgttatactgtatgtattatgtttaatgtatttgtcAGCAAGCTCGCCATGTAGACATGTTCTTTTGCTGCGCTTTTCGATCAGTGTGAATTCTGTTTCTGCAGGTGGCTGAAAAAGAGGCTCTCCAAGCCAGGCAAGAGGAGGAGAAAGCCGAGCACCGGAGGAAAGCCAAGGCAgataaaaaaggccaaaaaaagaGCCAGAAAGTAAACAGAACGGGGGATAAACGGAAAGCTGATGACGAGTACGAGCAGGAATGGGGAGAGGATGCAGGTATGGATGAAGAGCTTTTTAAGTTGCGTAATtctattgtgttaaaaaaaatatccagtttccAGAGAAATtagcagtcatttaaaaaaaaaaaaaaaaaaaatttgtaaagcTAACAGTGTGGTTTAGATTTCAGCTGTACTGAGATATCAAATGTGTGCAGAGCTGCCGTCCAAGAGGCTCAGAGGGGAGGACGACTTTGGTAGCACAGCCACAGAGGAGCTCATGGAGACAGAAAGTGGGCTTTTCGGCCGACGAGCTCCACCACGTAAAACTGAGCCACCTGGTTTCCGTAAGAACCAGCGGGGATCATCTGAAGCACCGCAACAACCCCAGGACGTATCGAAGGAGCAGCGCATAGATGAAAATTGTGTATTTGTCAGTAACTTGGCTTTTAATCTGGATGACCCAGAGGGCAAGCTGCGAGCATTGTTTCAGGGTTGTGGGACTGTACAGCAGGTGCGGCCAGTGTTTTCGATGAACGGTGTGTTTAGAGGCTATTGCTATGTGCAGTTTGAGGACCGACTGGCTGTACCTGAGGCACTGAAACTGGACAGGAAGGAGGTGGATGGGCGGCCCATGTATGTGTCTCCTTGTGTGGACAAGAATAAGAATCCTGACTTCAAGGTATTTAGAATGTATACTACTCAATTTGTGACCGGGTGTTCAGTGTTCCCTGATGTTCACAATTTCTTCACAATTTCTTGCACATTTCTTGTACATTggttatcatttttaaaatgttaatcatttGTATAATGTGTTTTAGGTATTCAAGTACAAAACAGCAATGGAGAAGCACAAGATCTTTATCTCGGGTCTGCCGTACACATGCACTAAAGAGACACTGGAGGATCTCTGTAAACAGCACGGCACAGTGAAAGCCATCCGGCTGGTCACCAACCGTTCTGGCAAACCCAAGGTGTGTAGGCCTCTGTCATTAACATAAATATACAGTTATCCAgtatcctgcaaaaaaaaaaacattgcaatgtaACATGAGCACAAATGCAAATGTGatgttgattttatacaacaattcaataaataagaactttatattttagacacaatattgtctgcttttgctcagttttgccaatGCAAATGTTACCTCTTAAAGCCACAGTAAAACTGTTGTGCATCTCTTagcaacacagaatttctgaatgaattagcaatttaaagaaaatgaatgagtgaataaaTGACTCAGACTtattcattaagacatttactgccacctactggtggtttttagtttcttatttacagtataatttatttaaaaaatgatttaatatttacatatgaaaataaatctgaaaaaaaaaacattaatttaaaaacgaATTAAAGAGATAGCTCAACATAAATGactatttcattctttttttcatataacaaaattaaatataattaaattacatataatttaaattaaattaacttttgtgGGTAATTTCTCATCCTGATTTGATGTGCGATAATATGCGCTTAATTAATCGCCACATCGTGTaactaatttgattaaaaaatgtaatcgattgacagcccttACATacataagtaaatgtattttgattcaaGAATATTGTAGATATTTGCCCTGGAAATCAAGATTATAAGGAAGCAAACAAATAAGTAAGAACAgcatatttttttgcagtgtgatcagaaggaacagtaaaagttatttacaTATTCCAGTGTTTGGGAACAGAGCTATTCAAGCCTTTTCAAATGAATTAAGTAGTAATGGAGATTCATTTGCAAGCtttaaactttgaagtgttgctaATACAAGTCTTTGTCTGTTTGCTAGATTacatttagacacaatattgacatattgtataaatgtcttaaatttacCTTTATAAAACCTGAAACCCTGTATAGTAATCTCTAAgcaaattttctcagaatataatattcacagtgtttcccacagacttacactaTGTGTGGCGGCACTTCCCCTGGGggaaatataggctatatataaaacagcagaCGACTGATTGATGGAAAATGCTAATTAatttctctgacagcaggagggaCTTTTGGAGTGGCAGAAATATTGGTTTCTCCGTAACTGCTGTAATCGAAGCAGCGCTCCGCTcagaaacactgctttatcagacattatctcaaagataaaattaaaataacactgaaacatTTCTAAAGACAGAAAGTTCCCTTCAAAGatataatcatataaaaacacccatgCCGCGTTAtgactttgaaacatgcagtgctcatgtttattcaacaaagccttctggaaaatatatttgtggcggtcagttttgatattgtgccagactgccacaaataaatcaatatatgggAAACACTGATTCATATTCCTGTAGATACATGTCCAAGAGTTAAACAAATAATCAAAGGAATATGTCGTCTCTTAACAttactgtgtttgtgtgctctgTAGGGTTTGGCGTATGTAGAATATGAGAATGAAGCACAGGCCTCACAGGCTGTGCTGAAGATGGACGGCAGCATGTTGGAGAACTTCACACTCTCTGTTGCCATTAGCAACCCCCCGAGCAGAATGATGGAAGATAAAGGAGTGCCTAGTCGACTCCTAGGGGCAGCGATGCCAAGGCAACCTCAGGGCGCGTAAGTACTAGATACGCCAGGTTAGCTGGTCACTTGTGTTGAATTACTGCTATGTGGATGTCAGTAATTATGCTATGAAAATTTGTGGTCTTGGATGTGGAGAAAAATTTGCAGTAAAATTTGATTTGGCAAAGTAAGAGGTTTCAGCTGCCCCTTACTATTTAAATTGTAACTATTATGTAGGGCTGaatgataaataatgaatattgCAAGTTGTGTGATTATCAAAAGCTGCAatttaattagataaaaatacatactgtgtGAGTGAAGTGGCTCATGATTAGAGCCTGACCGATATGGGTTTTCTGAGGGCCGATATTTGGGAGTAAAAACAAAAGGTCAATATCAATATATCGGCTGATATTCtttgtgtgtatattatagtacagtactaGGGATGTAAATtttcgatcatttccatgatcgatcgtcgtttaaattaacgatcaattaatcgattaatcgttaacctaATACTGCAGAATGCGTTCTATTGCAgcggcacgcagtcaccggcagTGTTAGTCGAGTCACCAGCttgtcgagtccgagtcgagtctcgagtcccagtGTGTTCGAGTCCGGTCCAAGTCCGAGTCACCAAAGAAGAGTCCCgagtcgagtccaagtcgagtcaccattaccagagttcgagtccgagtcgagtctcgagtccccgtattcgagtctgagtcgagtctcgagctcccagtgcctacatgtctccactctgggaccttcaaagaactgataaaatgtattgagtTGGTAGGGCATTgagtccattatatgaagaaaacatcctgaaatgttttccttaaaaaaacaaatttattttccactgaagaaaaaaaaaagccatggattcctggatggcattgggaggagtgggaggagtaaatgattaggaaattttcatttttgtgtgaactaatcctttaacactgtattacagaaatccactcagcgaaaaaaagaaacgtgcattttacaggacactattttaaagatacttaaaacGTACAAATCAATACGatatgccgagagagagagagagagagagagagagagtgatgtgtgtgtgtgtgtgtgtgtgtgtgagagagagagatgagagagagagagagagtcagtgtgtgtgtgtgtgtgtgtgtgtgtgtgtgtgtgtgagagagagagagagagagagagagagagagcgcgtttgtgtgtgagtgaccgagtgatttagcgtgagtgcgtttgtatgtgttcaagggaatgtgtgtgtgtgtcggcacGCGACTGGGTCAGAAAGCAACGTGTAAcgttagtctgacatgtttcttgttccCGACACCACAGGATTTTAGAGTCAAAATTGCGTCATCCATCTGACACAGTGGACTATcgcaacaggcaaaaaaaaatcatgtaatctgatctgacaAAATGCACGAGCGTAAAGTGAGTGACGTCAGTGAGTGTGTTATCAATCAAAGAGAGCGCGCGCGAGCGGTAGCAGGTCTGTGAGGAGAAAAAATAGATCCCGGGCCGGTCTTGGGCAcgaaacaggaaaagtgtaacaccttatataatttttttataacatatttagtcaaaaaaaacgtgatgaatgctcaaagtccgattttatatatcctcgagtccgagtccaagtacgagtcatcaggtccgcgagtccaagtcgagtcacgagtCCAGAGAATGGAGTCCGAGTTGGAATCGAGTCCAAAGAATAGTgactcgagtcggactcgagtccgagtccaggACTCGAGTACTCCATCACTGGTCACCGGTATGActggatgtgcaaaagccactcaaaaaaaaaaccctttcccaCTTGAATTAAAGGGTTTTAGTCTAAATAGAATGttagtagcaggattataaaatggatagatgtgattaagatcatttgataaaatgaatgatGAGACGCGCGCAATATGTTTGAGATCAGTTTACTTTGTTGACAGTTTTCTATCCTGGCATGGAGATAtgtgcctctttaaatggtttagtGGTGCTCgctgttgtattttaaaacacaactgcaatgttttcaactgacattatggcgtttaaaataaaatcatcccaAACAAAGGCCTAACTGTGGCGCGTGTGGCTGTGCTGCACAGTCAAAGAACCACTTCCATcgcagggtttttcctgggtcaaaattggtcttcggtggtggctgcctgacatggtcatccacacacagcaaagagtaccctagtacccacatgatccgcaagcccaatattgacaataaatgttaaacttaaaataaatacaaagaaacagtttgtgatcttttttcttatcctatttattcatgaaaaaacgatcactgtcaggctagatagtaaaagaaagcgattacaacttattttacatgtaaacatcatcaaTACCAAAGTATAATTTGAAATGTcgaaaggtatcacaatttatctatttactaattatgcaattatcagcacagagatattacctgtcactctcactgtcatcctttctttcCATCTTTGCAAAAAGGCTGTGATTTTTCC encodes:
- the LOC109090336 gene encoding squamous cell carcinoma antigen recognized by T-cells 3; the encoded protein is MAATGNEEQTLLPDIEEEAEGMEREMESEEEEEEGMGVEHSEEEDEEDTSEDELENEAEIQRLEEQLSINAFDYNCHVDLIKLLRQEGKLHRLRKARQKMSELFPLTEEIWLDWLKDEIRLTEDESDREKVYELFERAVKDYVCPEIWLEYVQYSIGGMGAQGGIERVRSIFERALTAVGLHMTKGASIWEAYREFEIVILSTVQPPPGSAPSQEQQELLNAQLERIHTLFRRQLAVPLMDMEGTYAEYSDWADDGVPEMVTRQYRRALQQLEKGKPFEEALLVSEPPKLAEYQAYIDFEMKEGDPARVQIIFERALAENCLVPDLWIKYTTYLDRQLKIKDLVLSAHERAVRNCPWTMGLWKSYLLALERHGADHQTVTDVFEKALNAGFIQATDYVEIWQSFLDYLRRRVDFSKEWSRELDELRAAFARSLDYLKQDVEERFSESGDLSCTIMQIWARIEALHCKNMQKARELWDSIMTKGNAKHANMWLEYYNLERSYGDASHCRKALHRAVQCTSDYPEHVCDVLLNFERVEGSLEDWDAAVQKTETKINRVKEQRARVAEKEALQARQEEEKAEHRRKAKADKKGQKKSQKVNRTGDKRKADDEYEQEWGEDAELPSKRLRGEDDFGSTATEELMETESGLFGRRAPPRKTEPPGFRKNQRGSSEAPQQPQDVSKEQRIDENCVFVSNLAFNLDDPEGKLRALFQGCGTVQQVRPVFSMNGVFRGYCYVQFEDRLAVPEALKLDRKEVDGRPMYVSPCVDKNKNPDFKVFKYKTAMEKHKIFISGLPYTCTKETLEDLCKQHGTVKAIRLVTNRSGKPKGLAYVEYENEAQASQAVLKMDGSMLENFTLSVAISNPPSRMMEDKGVPSRLLGAAMPRQPQGARGEGTHPDLSAATLSVSSDVLQMPS